The proteins below come from a single Dinghuibacter silviterrae genomic window:
- a CDS encoding pirin family protein, translating into METILHRADSRGHANHGWLDAHHSFSFAGYYDPKRMHFGVLRVLNDDRVAPGMGFGMHPHDNMEIITIVLEGALKHKDNMGNEGILRPGDVQVMSAGTGVVHSEFNPSREEPVNLLQIWVFPNKRQVEPRYEQKHYDQRENGLQLVVAPDESDGALWIHQDAWFSLGQLDEGKSLTYRSRKSGNGSYIFVIKGELSVNGQMIGPRDGMGLTDFDEVTVKAEEEAEFLIMDVPQA; encoded by the coding sequence ATGGAAACGATTTTACATAGGGCAGACAGCAGGGGGCACGCGAACCATGGCTGGCTGGACGCACACCATTCCTTTAGTTTTGCGGGATATTACGATCCGAAGCGGATGCATTTCGGGGTCCTTAGGGTCCTGAACGACGACCGCGTGGCACCCGGCATGGGTTTTGGCATGCATCCCCATGACAACATGGAGATCATCACCATTGTTCTGGAAGGGGCTTTGAAGCACAAGGACAATATGGGGAACGAGGGCATCCTGCGCCCGGGGGATGTGCAGGTGATGAGCGCGGGCACCGGCGTGGTGCACAGCGAATTCAACCCGTCCAGGGAAGAGCCGGTGAATTTGTTGCAGATCTGGGTTTTCCCCAACAAAAGACAGGTGGAGCCGCGGTATGAACAGAAACACTACGATCAGCGGGAGAACGGTTTGCAACTGGTGGTCGCCCCGGACGAATCGGACGGCGCCCTTTGGATACACCAGGACGCCTGGTTTTCGCTGGGACAGCTGGACGAGGGCAAAAGCCTGACGTACCGGAGCCGGAAGAGCGGGAACGGCAGTTATATTTTTGTGATCAAAGGGGAATTGTCGGTAAACGGGCAGATGATCGGCCCCCGCGACGGGATGGGTTTGACAGATTTCGACGAAGTGACGGTCAAGGCCGAGGAAGAAGCCGAATTTCTCATCATGGATGTACCACAAGCTT
- a CDS encoding helix-turn-helix domain-containing protein: MKVKDIPRYSLKDWAPGAGSFAVSTLEAMGEAQGQRWAGPHRDDFYGILWITAGEARVTIDAVAYTASAHALIFVAPGQVVQMSGNLAGWWIAFEEQFYCVRDEAANRSRGINSHLFFNPDFATVLSPDEADEAVLGNIVSMMEEEYRGRGDHYLEAFFSLLQLFLIRVTRIMEREEREPEHAGGPFLQFRQLIEQHYKDKKNVSDYARMMNMTPVCLNALSKSLSGLTAGEQIRGHVTAEAKRLLFNTDLSAKEIAYRLGFEDAPYFSRFFKKYTGQTLLEFREQSRLNAV, translated from the coding sequence ATGAAGGTCAAAGACATTCCGCGTTACTCTTTAAAGGACTGGGCCCCGGGGGCCGGGTCCTTTGCCGTAAGTACACTGGAGGCCATGGGGGAAGCCCAGGGCCAGCGGTGGGCCGGTCCGCACCGGGACGATTTTTATGGCATCCTGTGGATCACCGCCGGGGAGGCCCGGGTGACCATCGATGCCGTGGCGTATACGGCTTCCGCGCATGCTTTGATCTTTGTCGCCCCGGGGCAGGTGGTCCAAATGTCGGGGAACCTGGCGGGGTGGTGGATCGCTTTCGAGGAGCAATTTTATTGCGTGAGAGACGAGGCGGCCAACCGGTCGAGGGGGATCAATTCACACCTTTTTTTCAACCCGGACTTTGCGACGGTATTGAGCCCGGATGAGGCGGACGAAGCCGTCTTAGGGAACATCGTCTCCATGATGGAGGAGGAGTACCGGGGTAGGGGGGACCATTATTTAGAGGCTTTTTTCTCGCTGCTGCAGCTTTTCCTGATCCGGGTGACGCGTATCATGGAACGGGAAGAAAGAGAGCCGGAACACGCCGGTGGTCCTTTTCTTCAGTTCCGGCAACTGATCGAGCAGCATTATAAAGATAAAAAGAATGTGTCGGACTATGCGCGGATGATGAACATGACGCCCGTCTGTTTAAATGCCTTGTCCAAAAGCCTGTCGGGCCTGACGGCCGGAGAACAGATCCGGGGGCACGTGACCGCGGAGGCTAAGCGCCTCCTTTTCAACACGGACCTTAGCGCCAAGGAGATTGCCTACCGGCTGGGGTTCGAGGACGCGCCTTATTTCAGCCGGTTTTTCAAAAAGTATACGGGGCAGACGCTCCTGGAGTTCAGGGAGCAGAGCCGGCTGAATGCCGTTTAA